In the genome of Polaribacter sp. MED152, one region contains:
- a CDS encoding DinB family protein, translating to MILAINKNLQKGIKLLQTVSNEEYTNNSIPPYNSTIGCHIRHILDIFSCVFKGLESNHIDFTVRDRNELVESYTSEGLNYFIETRTKLSSLSEDDLLKEVLLTDNLGLGNVTAKTTLKAVLMQVQSHTTHHYASIGYLIYQLGIALPDADFGFNPTTPKKVIN from the coding sequence ATGATTTTAGCAATAAATAAGAATTTACAGAAAGGTATAAAGTTATTACAAACCGTTTCTAATGAAGAATACACGAATAATTCTATACCTCCTTATAATTCTACTATTGGCTGTCATATAAGGCATATTTTAGATATTTTTTCTTGCGTTTTTAAAGGATTAGAATCCAATCATATAGATTTTACAGTTCGAGATAGGAATGAGCTTGTAGAATCTTATACTTCTGAAGGTTTAAATTATTTTATAGAAACAAGAACTAAACTCAGTAGTTTATCAGAAGATGACTTGTTAAAAGAAGTGCTTCTAACAGATAATTTGGGTTTAGGAAATGTAACTGCAAAAACCACTTTAAAAGCAGTTTTAATGCAAGTACAAAGTCACACTACACATCATTATGCAAGTATTGGTTATTTAATATATCAACTAGGTATAGCATTACCAGATGCTGACTTTGGTTTTAATCCAACAACGCCCAAAAAGGTTATAAATTAA
- a CDS encoding PEP/pyruvate-binding domain-containing protein, with translation MEQFYAPLDFNKIDKEIASLKGNAMVVEEIKNFSNYYKNNKSSKKIVENSASILANIRGNILDFTSSKDRLKLLDISNQLENILLIETQNWQTEDLVETIRKIEILTCASLGSGLLEFWEYDRIEKNFKSVTENKDVTIKELNNLLNTSRSIVEWSASLIKANYNEDVIKYTSFEPMAYGFIDDRVRNSIALSLGETVSKLGTFVAKVSKINNKVMSIDNQSAIRGLNPGYAYGELVVVDGDPNAIEVNTNKIYIFQNPPSELKPVAGIMTVSEGNLVSHVQLLARNLGIPNAALSNENLLDLKKFDGKKVFYAVSNKGNVILKPESDMSNEEEKLFEKVERSKNMIEVPVADIRLDVSKVINMREVEATDSGKLCGPKAANLGELKQLFPNQVVEGIIIPFGVFKSHMNLEMPNENKTYWEYLSNAFKQADAKKKNGVSDEMVEKYLLTSLAKLHKSILNIELDKSFVKDLKSNFQSAFKDDMGNVPVFLRSDTNMEDLKEFTGAGLNLTLFNIKNEAKILAGIKRVWASAYTERSFKWRQKYLLNPENVYPSILIIPSVDVDYSGVMITKGINAGAEEDLTVAFSRGAGGAVDGQSAETRLITKTDDYLLAPARQADYIRLPNYGGTKKYYTSFNKEILNEDNIDKIREFATQVRKKIGAKTGNKKQAYDVEFGFKDDKLWLFQIRPFVENKQAKSSDYLNSITPKISSSTKVNINEKI, from the coding sequence ATGGAGCAATTTTATGCCCCTTTAGATTTTAACAAAATTGATAAAGAAATAGCTAGTTTAAAGGGTAATGCAATGGTTGTAGAAGAAATTAAAAACTTCTCTAACTACTATAAAAACAATAAATCATCAAAGAAAATAGTAGAAAATTCTGCAAGTATTTTAGCCAATATAAGAGGTAATATCTTAGATTTTACATCTTCTAAAGATCGTTTGAAGCTTTTAGATATTAGCAACCAATTAGAAAATATACTTTTAATAGAGACTCAAAATTGGCAAACAGAAGATTTGGTAGAAACCATTCGAAAAATTGAAATATTAACTTGTGCTTCTTTGGGTTCTGGTTTACTTGAATTTTGGGAATATGACAGAATAGAAAAAAACTTTAAATCTGTAACCGAAAATAAAGATGTTACCATTAAAGAGTTAAATAATTTACTTAATACTTCAAGAAGTATTGTAGAATGGAGTGCTTCCTTAATAAAAGCTAATTACAACGAAGATGTTATTAAATATACCAGTTTTGAGCCTATGGCTTATGGCTTTATAGATGATAGAGTTAGAAATAGTATTGCTCTTAGCTTAGGAGAAACTGTTAGTAAACTAGGAACATTCGTTGCCAAAGTTTCTAAAATTAACAACAAAGTTATGTCTATAGACAACCAAAGTGCTATTAGGGGTTTAAATCCTGGTTATGCTTATGGTGAGTTAGTTGTGGTAGATGGAGATCCAAATGCGATTGAAGTAAATACCAATAAAATATATATTTTTCAAAACCCACCTTCTGAACTAAAACCAGTTGCAGGTATTATGACAGTTTCTGAGGGTAATTTAGTTTCTCATGTGCAATTATTAGCAAGAAATTTAGGAATACCTAATGCTGCTTTATCTAACGAAAATTTACTTGACTTAAAAAAGTTTGATGGAAAAAAGGTTTTCTATGCAGTATCTAATAAAGGTAATGTTATTCTTAAGCCAGAGAGTGATATGAGTAATGAAGAAGAAAAGTTATTTGAGAAAGTAGAGCGTAGCAAAAATATGATAGAAGTACCAGTAGCAGACATTCGATTAGATGTTTCTAAAGTTATTAATATGAGAGAGGTTGAGGCTACTGACTCTGGTAAATTATGTGGACCAAAAGCCGCAAATTTGGGTGAATTGAAGCAACTATTTCCTAATCAAGTAGTAGAAGGAATAATCATTCCTTTTGGTGTATTTAAATCGCACATGAATTTAGAAATGCCTAACGAAAACAAAACATATTGGGAGTACTTAAGTAATGCTTTTAAACAAGCCGATGCTAAAAAGAAAAATGGCGTTTCTGATGAAATGGTAGAAAAATACTTGCTAACCTCTTTAGCAAAACTGCATAAATCAATTTTAAATATAGAATTAGATAAATCATTTGTAAAAGATTTAAAATCCAATTTTCAATCTGCTTTTAAAGATGATATGGGCAATGTACCTGTATTTTTAAGAAGTGATACAAACATGGAAGACCTCAAAGAATTTACAGGTGCAGGTTTAAATCTTACTCTATTTAACATTAAGAATGAAGCCAAAATCTTGGCAGGAATCAAACGTGTTTGGGCCTCTGCTTATACTGAAAGAAGTTTTAAATGGAGACAGAAATACTTGTTGAATCCTGAAAATGTGTATCCATCCATCTTAATTATACCAAGTGTAGATGTAGATTATTCTGGTGTAATGATTACCAAAGGTATCAATGCTGGTGCAGAAGAAGATTTAACTGTGGCATTCTCTAGAGGTGCAGGTGGTGCTGTAGATGGGCAATCTGCAGAAACAAGATTAATCACTAAAACAGATGATTACTTATTGGCACCTGCAAGACAAGCAGATTATATTAGATTACCAAATTATGGTGGTACTAAAAAGTATTATACTTCATTTAATAAAGAGATTTTAAACGAGGATAATATTGACAAAATAAGAGAATTCGCAACTCAAGTGCGTAAAAAAATAGGCGCAAAAACTGGGAATAAAAAGCAAGCTTATGATGTTGAGTTTGGCTTTAAAGACGATAAATTATGGTTGTTTCAAATAAGACCTTTTGTAGAGAATAAACAAGCAAAAAGTTCTGATTACTTGAATTCGATAACACCAAAAATATCAAGCTCAACAAAAGTTAACATCAACGAAAAAATATAA
- a CDS encoding serine hydrolase, translating into MKYLKYKTSLLLLLAICCTLSFRAQSTGVDLDDTYVYLEKDYSNTKVDLPISLNKEIKPIHEIHDLDLQVTLEKEINKNKTWRRLVKGKQMSVAIVDLSDSTAFRYAGVNDNHMMYAASLPKIAILLAVMDAIDKGELEYTNELKKDLRLMISKSNNRASTRNIDRVGYKKIEQVLRAPKHKLYDEEVGGGLWVGKRYASAGKRYPDPIKGLSHAATTRQVCSFYYQLALGNLISTERSREMLQIMKKPALHHKFVNTLDKVAPKADVYRKSGSWRNYHSDSALVWGPDRKYIIVALIDYDYGEQTIRDLVIPLEKVLKNSRSL; encoded by the coding sequence ATGAAATATTTAAAATATAAAACAAGTTTATTATTACTATTAGCAATTTGCTGTACCCTCAGTTTTCGGGCACAAAGCACAGGAGTTGATTTAGATGATACCTATGTCTACTTAGAAAAGGATTATAGTAATACAAAAGTAGATTTACCAATTTCGCTGAATAAAGAAATTAAGCCTATTCATGAAATTCATGATTTAGATTTACAGGTAACCTTAGAAAAAGAAATTAACAAAAATAAAACTTGGAGACGTTTGGTGAAAGGTAAGCAAATGTCTGTTGCTATTGTAGATTTAAGTGATAGTACAGCCTTTAGATATGCAGGTGTGAATGATAATCATATGATGTATGCAGCAAGTTTGCCTAAAATTGCAATACTTTTAGCAGTAATGGATGCCATTGATAAAGGCGAACTAGAATACACTAATGAACTTAAAAAAGATTTACGTTTAATGATTAGTAAATCTAACAACAGAGCATCTACCAGAAATATTGATAGAGTAGGTTATAAAAAAATTGAACAAGTTTTAAGAGCACCTAAACATAAATTGTATGATGAAGAAGTTGGTGGAGGTTTATGGGTTGGTAAAAGATATGCATCTGCAGGTAAAAGATATCCAGATCCTATTAAAGGATTAAGTCATGCTGCAACCACAAGACAAGTTTGTAGTTTCTATTACCAGTTGGCATTAGGTAATTTAATTAGTACTGAACGTTCTAGAGAAATGCTTCAGATTATGAAAAAGCCTGCTTTGCACCACAAATTTGTAAATACTTTAGATAAAGTTGCACCAAAAGCAGATGTCTACAGAAAGTCTGGCTCTTGGAGAAATTATCACTCAGATTCAGCTTTAGTTTGGGGGCCAGATAGAAAATATATTATTGTAGCTTTAATAGATTACGATTATGGAGAACAAACCATTAGAGATTTGGTTATTCCATTAGAAAAAGTATTAAAAAATTCACGTTCTTTATAG
- a CDS encoding CAL67264 family membrane protein, which produces MSMNKNTVLGWATILMILMGVILILMGAYRYEDVAGWGFATVGIGFFCIAWVFNALKGRV; this is translated from the coding sequence ATGTCGATGAACAAAAATACAGTTCTTGGTTGGGCTACTATTTTAATGATTTTAATGGGAGTTATTTTAATTTTAATGGGAGCTTATAGATATGAAGATGTTGCTGGTTGGGGTTTTGCTACAGTTGGTATCGGTTTTTTCTGTATAGCTTGGGTTTTTAATGCGTTAAAGGGAAGAGTTTAA
- a CDS encoding Npt1/Npt2 family nucleotide transporter, which translates to MKKLIYRTFGLRDGEIFISFLMQLYIFLIITVLLIVKPTVNALFVSELGADNLPYGYLLVALTAVITTYFYSIAIRKYSLVKITVLSLVIFSVVFTILGFLLNFDYINHYILYFYYIFVSLFAVVATSQFWIFANMVFNAREAKRIFGFIGAGAIAGGIFGGYLTSFIAGSFGKEYTIFVASILLLCCIPILRQVYKLKIRYLNTFKRKQVIANQDRLESSSLKLISKSKHLTYLAIITGIGVVVAKLIDFQFSDFAHKAIPNSDELASFFGFWFSTFNVVALTIQLFFTNKILHKLGVSSSMLVLPLTIGLGGLLFLTFPELWVLIIIKGIDGSFKQSLNKAAVELSIMPIPLQIKNQAKSYIDVAVDSIATGLSGFMLIFLVRNLNLSTSYITVIVLFFVFIWIILIYKLREAYFESFKKNIQKNLSFINAKKEKSKKENNLLDIKNVFEKGDEEEILNMFDRLKGYNFKVLQKPVIHLLKHPSAKVKVAAIDYLDAFNDNNILSEVDTLIHNDDETLVYVALDYLLEHSRQKEKTFFNTYLDHEEEYIANGALLALAKQSMSNISIGRYYHLKERLEQKINEYIVNRESVRKEIVAGLLLSIAYSRMTNHYDFITEHLHNQKSYITKFATIAAGITSNEIFIKDLLNLLNNKKHRKRAVRALKSYGPKIIDVLQELEKHDDLNSNIKKHIPKIVGAFQDEKSLSILEKILRSTNSTSRLEATKALRKIHRKNEDLTLSKRIIRKQILKESNYYKRILECIISIQHLINKDLVDEINEENQTLYEARKILSDVLELELKKSFSIIFNLLGLLYTEEDIQITFDAFKSKNKEAKINSLELLENLLDNGIRAMVFSILEHEVLDEDHYNTTTIHITILTELELLKTLMKVSGSGVRHSAVNYIRVAENKALIPALLPIKKYRNKIVKQLANDTYISLK; encoded by the coding sequence TTGAAAAAGTTAATTTACAGAACATTTGGATTAAGGGATGGAGAAATCTTCATCTCTTTTTTAATGCAGTTGTATATCTTTTTGATTATTACAGTTTTACTGATAGTGAAGCCTACAGTAAATGCATTATTTGTATCTGAATTGGGGGCAGATAATTTACCTTATGGTTATCTGTTAGTAGCATTAACTGCTGTAATAACCACGTATTTTTATAGTATAGCTATAAGAAAATACTCTTTAGTTAAAATAACAGTGCTCTCTTTAGTAATATTCAGTGTTGTCTTTACTATCTTAGGTTTTCTATTAAATTTCGATTACATAAATCACTACATACTTTATTTCTACTACATCTTTGTATCGCTATTTGCAGTAGTTGCAACATCACAATTTTGGATTTTTGCAAATATGGTTTTTAATGCAAGAGAGGCTAAAAGAATTTTTGGTTTTATTGGTGCAGGTGCCATTGCTGGAGGAATTTTTGGAGGATATTTAACCAGTTTTATTGCTGGTAGTTTTGGTAAAGAGTACACCATTTTTGTGGCTTCAATTTTACTATTGTGCTGTATACCTATTTTAAGGCAAGTCTATAAACTAAAAATTCGATACCTAAATACATTTAAACGTAAACAGGTTATTGCAAATCAAGATCGTTTAGAAAGCTCATCTTTAAAATTAATTTCTAAATCTAAGCATTTAACGTATTTAGCAATAATTACAGGAATTGGAGTAGTTGTGGCCAAATTAATTGATTTTCAATTTAGTGATTTTGCACATAAAGCCATACCAAATTCAGATGAATTGGCTTCATTTTTTGGTTTTTGGTTCTCAACTTTTAATGTGGTTGCTTTAACAATTCAGTTGTTTTTTACAAATAAGATTCTACATAAATTAGGTGTATCTTCTTCTATGTTGGTACTCCCATTAACCATTGGTTTAGGTGGTTTATTATTTTTAACCTTTCCTGAATTATGGGTTTTAATTATTATAAAAGGTATTGATGGTAGTTTCAAGCAAAGTTTAAATAAAGCTGCTGTAGAATTATCTATAATGCCAATTCCATTGCAAATTAAAAATCAGGCTAAATCATACATAGACGTTGCTGTAGATAGTATTGCAACAGGTTTATCTGGCTTTATGCTTATCTTTTTAGTTCGAAACTTGAATTTAAGTACTTCTTACATTACTGTAATTGTATTGTTTTTTGTTTTCATCTGGATAATTTTAATTTATAAGCTGAGAGAGGCTTATTTCGAATCTTTTAAGAAGAACATTCAAAAGAATTTATCTTTTATCAATGCTAAAAAAGAGAAATCTAAAAAGGAAAATAATCTTTTAGATATTAAAAACGTATTCGAAAAAGGAGATGAAGAAGAAATTCTAAACATGTTCGATCGTTTAAAAGGCTATAATTTTAAAGTTTTACAGAAACCAGTAATTCATTTGCTGAAACATCCATCAGCTAAAGTTAAAGTTGCTGCTATTGATTATTTAGATGCTTTTAATGATAACAATATATTATCTGAAGTTGATACTTTAATTCATAATGATGATGAAACTTTGGTGTATGTTGCTTTAGATTATCTGTTAGAACATTCAAGGCAAAAAGAAAAAACATTCTTTAATACCTATTTAGATCATGAAGAAGAATACATTGCAAATGGGGCATTATTAGCACTTGCCAAGCAAAGTATGAGTAACATTTCTATTGGTAGATATTATCATTTAAAAGAAAGGTTAGAGCAAAAAATAAATGAGTATATAGTTAACAGAGAATCTGTTCGTAAAGAAATTGTGGCAGGTTTATTATTGAGTATTGCTTATTCTAGAATGACGAATCACTACGATTTTATTACAGAGCACTTGCACAATCAAAAATCTTACATCACAAAATTTGCGACTATAGCTGCAGGTATTACTTCTAATGAGATTTTTATTAAAGATTTATTGAATCTTTTAAACAATAAAAAACATAGAAAACGCGCAGTTAGAGCCTTAAAAAGTTACGGACCTAAAATTATTGATGTTTTGCAAGAGTTAGAAAAACACGATGATTTAAATTCTAACATTAAGAAGCACATTCCAAAGATAGTTGGGGCGTTTCAAGATGAGAAATCATTATCTATCTTAGAGAAAATTTTACGAAGTACAAATTCTACAAGTAGGCTAGAGGCTACAAAAGCGCTTCGTAAAATTCATCGTAAAAATGAAGATCTTACATTATCTAAACGTATTATAAGAAAGCAAATTTTAAAGGAAAGTAATTATTATAAGCGAATTTTAGAATGCATTATTTCAATTCAGCATTTAATTAATAAAGATTTGGTTGATGAAATTAATGAAGAGAACCAAACCTTGTATGAAGCTCGAAAAATTTTAAGTGATGTTTTGGAGTTAGAACTTAAAAAATCTTTTTCTATAATATTTAATTTGTTAGGTCTTTTATATACGGAAGAAGATATACAAATTACTTTTGATGCTTTTAAAAGTAAAAATAAGGAAGCCAAAATAAACTCATTGGAATTGTTAGAAAATCTTTTAGACAATGGCATTAGAGCTATGGTTTTCTCAATTTTAGAGCATGAAGTATTAGATGAAGATCATTATAATACCACAACCATTCACATTACTATTTTAACAGAATTAGAGTTGCTAAAAACTTTAATGAAGGTAAGTGGAAGTGGAGTTAGACATTCAGCTGTAAATTACATACGAGTTGCAGAAAATAAAGCGCTTATTCCTGCATTATTGCCAATAAAAAAGTATCGTAACAAAATTGTAAAACAACTTGCAAACGATACTTATATCAGTTTAAAATAG
- the ettA gene encoding energy-dependent translational throttle protein EttA, producing the protein MSDDKKVIFSMNKVSKTYQSTGKQVLKDIYLSFFYGAKIGILGLNGSGKSTLLKIIAGVEKNFQGDVTFSPGYKVGYLEQEPQLDPEKTVLEVVKEGVAETVAILDEYNKINDMFGLEEVYSDADKMEKLMNQQAELQDKIDAANAWELDTKLEIAMDALRTPDSDKKIGVLSGGEKRRVALCRLLLQEPEILLLDEPTNHLDAESVHWLEHHLAQYKGTVIAVTHDRYFLDNVAGWILELDRGEGIPWKGNYSSWLDQKSQRMAQESKTASKRQKTLERELEWVRQGAKGRQTKQKARLKNYDKLMSQDQKQVDAKLEIYIPNGPRLGTNVIEAEGVSKAFGDKLLYEDLAFNLPQAGIVGIIGPNGAGKTTIFKMIMGEENPDKGTFKVGETAKIAYVDQAHSDINPEKTIWENFSDGQDLVMMGGKQVNSRAYLSRFNFSGSEQNKKVSTLSGGERNRLHLAMTLKEEGNVLLLDEPTNDLDVNTLRALEEGLENFAGCAVVISHDRWFLDRICTHILAFEGDSQVYFFEGSFSDYEENKKKRLGGDLMPKRIKYKKLIR; encoded by the coding sequence ATGAGTGATGATAAGAAGGTAATCTTTTCTATGAATAAGGTTTCAAAAACCTATCAATCAACAGGAAAACAAGTTTTAAAAGATATTTATTTAAGCTTTTTCTACGGAGCTAAAATTGGTATTCTTGGTTTAAATGGTTCAGGTAAGTCTACTTTACTAAAAATAATTGCAGGGGTTGAAAAAAACTTTCAAGGAGATGTAACATTTTCGCCTGGTTATAAGGTTGGTTATTTAGAGCAAGAGCCACAACTAGATCCTGAGAAAACAGTTTTAGAAGTTGTAAAAGAAGGCGTTGCAGAAACTGTGGCTATTCTAGATGAATACAACAAAATAAACGATATGTTTGGTTTGGAAGAAGTCTATTCTGATGCAGATAAGATGGAAAAACTTATGAACCAACAAGCAGAATTGCAAGATAAAATTGATGCTGCAAATGCATGGGAATTAGATACTAAGTTAGAGATAGCAATGGATGCTTTAAGAACTCCTGATTCTGATAAAAAAATAGGAGTACTTTCTGGAGGAGAAAAAAGACGTGTTGCCTTATGTAGATTATTATTACAAGAACCAGAAATTTTATTGTTAGATGAGCCAACAAACCACTTAGATGCAGAATCTGTACATTGGTTAGAGCATCATTTAGCACAATATAAAGGAACTGTAATTGCAGTAACTCACGATAGATATTTCTTAGATAATGTTGCTGGTTGGATTTTAGAATTAGATAGAGGAGAAGGTATACCTTGGAAAGGAAATTATTCTTCTTGGTTAGATCAAAAATCACAAAGAATGGCGCAAGAAAGCAAAACAGCTTCTAAACGTCAAAAAACTTTAGAGCGAGAATTAGAGTGGGTTCGTCAAGGAGCAAAAGGTCGTCAAACAAAGCAAAAAGCGCGTTTAAAGAACTATGACAAATTAATGAGTCAAGACCAGAAACAAGTTGATGCAAAATTAGAAATCTACATTCCTAATGGACCACGTTTAGGAACCAATGTAATTGAAGCAGAAGGTGTTTCTAAAGCTTTTGGAGATAAATTACTATATGAAGATTTAGCATTTAATTTACCTCAAGCAGGTATTGTAGGTATTATTGGGCCAAATGGTGCAGGTAAAACAACCATTTTCAAAATGATTATGGGAGAAGAAAATCCTGATAAAGGAACTTTCAAAGTTGGAGAAACCGCTAAAATCGCTTATGTAGATCAAGCACATTCAGATATTAATCCTGAGAAAACAATTTGGGAAAACTTTTCTGATGGGCAAGATTTAGTAATGATGGGTGGTAAACAAGTAAACTCTAGGGCCTATTTAAGTCGCTTTAATTTTTCAGGAAGTGAGCAAAATAAAAAAGTCTCTACACTTTCTGGAGGAGAAAGAAATAGATTGCATTTAGCAATGACATTAAAAGAAGAGGGTAATGTTTTACTATTAGATGAGCCTACTAATGATTTAGATGTAAATACATTAAGAGCCTTAGAAGAAGGTTTAGAAAATTTTGCTGGTTGTGCAGTAGTAATTAGTCACGATAGATGGTTTCTAGATAGAATTTGTACCCATATTTTAGCTTTTGAAGGAGATAGCCAAGTGTATTTCTTTGAAGGTTCATTCTCTGATTACGAAGAGAATAAGAAGAAACGTTTGGGAGGTGATTTAATGCCTAAACGTATCAAATACAAGAAATTAATCAGATAA
- a CDS encoding NADPH-dependent 2,4-dienoyl-CoA reductase, whose product MKYKHIFEPLDLGFTTLKNRVLMGSMHTGLEEEKNGIDKIAAYYAERARGGVGLIVTGGIAPNIQGWTGPFSARMSSKKHAKHHQKITKAVHKEGGKICMQILHAGRYGYHPFNVAPSAKKSPITPFTPFKLWESGIKRTINDFVNSAKLSKLAGYDGIEIMGSEGYLINQFIAKRTNKRTDDWGGDYENRMKLPVEIVKQTREAVGKDFIIIYRLSMLDLVEGGSSWEEIVKLGKAIEAAGATIINTGIGWHESRIPTIATSVPRAAFTWVTKKMKQEIKIPLITSNRINMPETAEKVLAEGHADMISMARPFLADPEWVNKAKAEKSDEINTCIGCNQACLDHVFQRKVASCLVNPRACHETELNYLPTENKKKIAVIGAGPAGLAAATIAAERGHNVILFDAASEIGGQFNMAKQIPGKEEFYETLRYFKKQIELHNVTVKLETKVSVEDLSKSDFDEIVVATGIKPRELKIEGSNHAKVLSYIDVLKHKKPVGKRVAVIGAGGIGFDVSEYLSHEGESTAVNVDAWLKEWGIDKTLKSRSGIEGIKPDFEESPREIFMFKRSKGKFGGNLGKTTGWIHRSTLKKKKVQFIGEVAYNKIDDEGLHYTQNEEQKVLNVDNVIICAGQTPFKELYQPLLELGKSVHVIGGADFASELDAKRAINQGARLAAKL is encoded by the coding sequence ATGAAGTACAAACACATATTTGAACCTTTAGATTTAGGATTTACCACATTAAAGAATAGAGTTTTAATGGGGTCAATGCACACAGGGCTTGAGGAAGAAAAAAACGGAATAGATAAAATTGCAGCTTATTATGCAGAACGTGCAAGAGGTGGAGTAGGATTAATTGTAACAGGAGGTATAGCTCCTAATATTCAAGGTTGGACAGGTCCGTTTTCTGCTAGAATGTCTAGCAAGAAACATGCAAAACATCATCAGAAAATTACAAAAGCAGTTCATAAAGAAGGAGGTAAAATTTGTATGCAAATTTTACATGCAGGTAGGTATGGATATCATCCATTTAATGTAGCACCATCAGCTAAAAAATCGCCAATTACCCCATTTACACCTTTTAAATTATGGGAATCTGGCATTAAAAGAACTATTAACGATTTTGTAAACTCAGCAAAACTATCAAAATTAGCTGGCTATGATGGTATTGAAATAATGGGCTCTGAAGGCTATTTGATTAATCAATTCATAGCAAAAAGGACTAATAAAAGAACTGATGATTGGGGAGGAGATTATGAGAATAGGATGAAATTACCAGTTGAAATAGTAAAACAAACTAGAGAGGCTGTTGGTAAAGACTTCATTATTATTTATAGACTTTCTATGTTAGATTTAGTAGAAGGAGGAAGTTCTTGGGAAGAGATTGTAAAGCTGGGTAAAGCAATAGAAGCAGCAGGAGCTACTATTATAAATACAGGAATTGGTTGGCACGAGTCTAGAATTCCAACCATTGCAACTTCTGTACCTAGAGCTGCATTTACTTGGGTAACCAAAAAAATGAAGCAAGAAATTAAAATACCTTTAATTACTTCTAATAGAATTAACATGCCAGAAACTGCCGAAAAAGTTTTGGCAGAAGGTCATGCAGATATGATTTCTATGGCAAGGCCTTTTTTAGCAGATCCTGAATGGGTTAACAAGGCAAAAGCAGAAAAGAGCGATGAAATTAATACTTGTATTGGCTGTAATCAGGCTTGTTTAGATCATGTGTTTCAAAGAAAAGTGGCTAGTTGTTTGGTAAATCCAAGAGCTTGTCATGAAACAGAATTAAATTATTTACCTACAGAAAATAAAAAGAAAATTGCTGTTATTGGAGCTGGACCAGCAGGTTTGGCTGCTGCAACTATTGCTGCAGAAAGAGGGCATAATGTAATTTTGTTTGATGCTGCTTCAGAAATTGGAGGTCAATTTAATATGGCAAAACAAATTCCTGGTAAAGAGGAGTTTTATGAAACCTTAAGATATTTTAAAAAGCAAATAGAATTGCATAATGTTACTGTGAAATTAGAAACTAAAGTATCTGTAGAGGATTTATCAAAATCTGATTTTGATGAGATTGTTGTAGCAACAGGTATTAAACCTAGAGAACTTAAAATTGAAGGAAGTAATCATGCTAAAGTTTTAAGTTATATTGATGTGTTAAAGCACAAAAAACCTGTTGGTAAACGAGTTGCTGTTATAGGCGCAGGTGGTATTGGTTTTGATGTTTCTGAATACTTATCTCATGAAGGTGAATCTACAGCAGTAAATGTGGATGCTTGGTTAAAAGAGTGGGGAATAGACAAAACCTTAAAATCTAGAAGTGGAATAGAAGGAATAAAACCAGATTTTGAAGAATCACCTAGAGAAATATTTATGTTTAAAAGAAGTAAAGGTAAATTTGGTGGTAATCTAGGTAAAACAACTGGTTGGATTCACAGATCAACTTTAAAGAAAAAAAAGGTTCAATTTATTGGTGAAGTGGCTTACAATAAAATAGATGATGAAGGTTTACATTATACTCAAAATGAAGAGCAAAAGGTTTTAAATGTAGATAATGTTATTATTTGTGCAGGTCAAACGCCATTTAAAGAATTATATCAGCCCCTTTTAGAATTAGGTAAAAGCGTTCATGTTATTGGTGGTGCAGATTTTGCGAGTGAATTAGATGCAAAAAGAGCTATTAACCAAGGAGCAAGATTGGCAGCAAAATTGTAA